CTTCATTTAAAGAAACTTTATCCATATTGCCCAGAATACAATCCCACTGTTGCTCTCCCACCTGGAGCTCGCACCACTTTTCACCAGTGCTCTCGTGTTAATTAGTGTTTTATACACAAACGACACTCTTTTCTTCTTCATATCAAAATCTAAAAGTGCTATTAAAATCTAAAAGAACAAACAACCGAAAATACCTTATCATTAATTGATTTCTCCCTAGCATGCAATAATTGATTGTAAAAATACAAGTGCTTATGAGCCAAATCATATACATCCTTAAGCTCCTGAAAGGGACGCAGTTTGCCATCGACAACTTTTCCATCTTGAGGATACCTCTATTTTTCCAAAAGGCGCTATTACAAATTTTAATAAACTCAGGAAAATAGTGAGTGTGCCAAATCGGAGTGAAGTCTAAACTACTTCACACCAACGTCTAGTCTTATTCCAAACTTTATCAATTAGTAAACAAAGTCAAGAGTCCCTGAAGTGACCCTGATCAAGAGACCCTGATTCCAGGAATTCATATCAATCCCCAAACGTGCTCCTATCCAACAATAACTCGGGAACTAATATTTTCACCCCCTTCGTAATATTTGCAAAGTGAGAAGCAAGAAAATATAAACGTAAATTTGGAAGTGCAAACCCTCCTTTGTTTTTGGGTGCAGCAAAAAACACATATTTTATCCGGACCCTCTTTCTTCCCCAAACCTAGTATAGGATGGGTTCCTAAGGAGTTGATAGAGATGCTTTTAACTAGTTTAGTGCTAGAAGAGGGGAGCAAGAGATAGGTGCATGTTTACTTTGAACCCAATGTTCTCTTTGGCAGCTTTAGCCCATTACTTGGAACAAATGAGTAGCAAGATAAATTTGTACTTGGGGAGGCCTATCTCACACAGCCAAAAAAGGGGCAAATATTTAAAGACAATGCCACCTCCAAAAAAGATGCATGTGAATGGCCCTAAACCTAAAATACtaagggggagacttatcaaactggtgtaaagtagaactgtcttagttgcctctaACAACCAATCtccttttcattcctcagattctttgaaaaatgaaagatggaatctgattggtagcttggggcaactaagacagttctactttagggtagcttcacatgtatcaGGTTcggatttgacgctgcgagtttGTAGTGAAATCCacttcaatagggttacatacccacagcagaatttttattccgctgcgagtatgtaacccgtcCCCTTGAACCCTCCTCAGCCCACAGTATACATTATCTGCTTGGTGCCACGGCTGCATGGTAAGGCTCCTgttggtcccactcagccaattagtgctgatatgcactgattggctgaacgtgaTAGACGGGagatgggagcctcacatgcagccgcggcgccaagcaggtaatgtatgctgtgggctgagggggggttaaaggggccgggttacatactcgcagcggaatgaaaattctgctgtgagtatgtaaccctATTAAAGTTCACTATCAGGATTCAcaacggattttgctgcaaactatAGAGGAAGACATGGTGATCTTATTTGAAATGATGGATTCCAGTATAGCTTTATAGTTTATAATTATTCCTAGTTTTGTGTTATAATCCTTCGTAGATAATGACGTGCGAAGGAGGTGGCGTAGTGCTCGCGACCAGTTTCGCAGAGAGATTGTGCAACGAGAGTTTCAAAATGGGGCGGTTCCTCCCAGTAAGAAACCATATGTCTATCTAGAAGAGCTAATGTTTCTCGTGCCTGTTTTGGATCTTCGGCCGTAAGTTATGTTCCTTTTTAcaaacattctttttttacttttttgtcacAGTCATAAAggcttaaaggattttttttgtttttcatgctTCAGAGCAGTAAGTAACGGAGCAGAGGCAGATGTCCAAACAGCCCAGGAACCTCAGATGGGGGAGTCTGAGCTGGAAATACCAGCATCTACACCAGCAGGAGGTGCATCAGATCCTAGTGACAGTGGTAGATCATTCTCTGAAGAGCCCCCCACCCCTGCCACATCAGCTTACCAATGTGTTTTGCCACTCCAGTTCAGGGGAAGAAAAGACAAGAAGGGTAATTCCTGCTCGGCTAGTGTGGATACAGTAGATAGCCAGGTTTTGGCCTACCTGCAACGAAATATTGAGGAGGACTCTGAGGATGCATTTGTCCGCAGCCTAGGAAGCTATATCCGAAAAGTTCCAGAGAGTTGGAGGCTGTTGCTGCGGTCGAGCATTCACACCCTCATAGAGGCCTGTATTCCTCCAAATGATCCTGAAAATGTCCTTGGATTACTAGACCAAGTGAAGTTGGCCCGCCCTTCATTAACAGCACCACCTATGGATGTTGAGTTCACATCTCCACTGGCTGCATACCAACAATTAAATGAGCTGCACTATGGCCTTTCAGGCTCTCCCCAACACACCCAAACTTCATACCCCCAGTCCCCTCCTTCTTCACATTCTTTTCCCCGACTCACTTCAAACCATTCACATTCTTCTACAGGTTATATCCCAGACTCTCCCTCCCAGTCCAGCTATGCATTTAATTCCCAACAGGAACCCAGATCTCAAGCCTCTTTTCCCTCTAATCGTTCATATAACTCCCTGTTATCATCTGCTAAAATtccttcttcctctccctcttcttCTGACCATGTTCacatttccccccctccaccatgTCTTACTGCCTATGGTTCTACTTCTCTAGCCACACATTCCACATCACAGCCTCAGTCACAATAATAGTCCTAACACTAACCTTTCGTCTTCTCAGTGCAGATTCTTTGACAATGTAATTCTTTTGTTTCCaaggcaaaaaataataataatttatcgtTCACATTTAGGTcatgtgcacatacagtattttgagtgttattttggtcagtatttgtaccaaaactaggagtggaagCAACTTAAATGGAACAAAGCTTAAAATGTGTGCACCTAGTCATACTGgccaaaatgttttctttctgtGAGCCTGAGGGCACAGAATGTGATGGGTTAAGTTACAACAAACTTGGagagaagaaaataaaatgaCACCAGATCAATAAATTAATAAAAGGACAACCCCAGCACcaggggaaaaagaaaaatctgacAGACATGGATCTTATACTCACCATCCATCCACCAGCCATTCGAAACTCCTGCCGGTCACTGTTCCTGTCAGCGTATTTGGTTCTTCTGGTCCAGGTTCCTCTGTAATAAATGGGAGAGAAAAAGCTTTTGGTGCATGTGCgcatcagcagccttttcattggctggatcgcatcacatggcttccagctcaGCCAATTGGCTGTGTTGTTGAAaagttttaaaatttttataattTCTTAAGGAAGAATTTTATTTAAAGAGATATTCCTATCTCAGTAAGTTATTCCGTATCCAgtgatattaaaggagaagttcggccaaaagcattttttaatatgttattagttatggaaagttagacaaatgtgTAAtgttcattaaagcgactctgtacccaggcctgtatttagagttcatgctgccctaggcactttgcatgctgaggcgccaccgcctggattcatctgtatctgtgacaaatcccttgtgaataacattttcagtctaactaaaactctcagaataccctccatttatacagctctcagggtatgctgggagttgtagtttctgagtggatttaataaatcactgtgtgcagagtctcctggtggctgcaatctgtgggtgacaaccatcaacCCTGAAGGTCCAgaaatacatctgtctacactgtactacaactcccagcatttcctgagggctgcagactgtcagtacatgctgggagttgtagtgcctggagCTGtggtagttgggtcctatacactagatgctttgtgacatataagaatacatactgtagatctgtgggggctcagtgtagggaagtgaccccagaacaacactaataggggataggggtagatgtttttgttctgtcccctattagtgatgttctggggtcacttccctacactaagcccccacagatctatgtattttgatatgccacaaagcatccagtgtataatgcacataggaccaactacaacagctgcaggcactacaactcccagcatgtactgacagtctgcagccctcaggatatgctgggagttgtagtgcctgcagctgttgtagttggattctagtttaaaagtttgcgctagtgtactgtagtgaccgcaaggctgtgtcagtacactaccacaaaccatacactgacccttatagaccccaatggtacacaggctctgcacactgtagaagtgattacagtgcagttactaatgactcacaggtgacgtcttctcccattgccgttgctcactttttgctttcttctccatctggtgcagcatcatgaagacttctccgaccacaactcgccTGCAGGCGGGCATCTGgagtgacggggagggggagcagctaggggtggcagggggagaatctggggaggcagagggaggcagctgggggtgactggggaagggagtcAGCTGGGGGTCGCAGGGGGAACAGCTGAGGGTGGTGGGGGAGGgaaagaagctggggagcagctggggtgacggggaacagctggggtgacggggcagggggagcagctaggatgacggggagaagctgggggcaaggggagcagctggggcgacggggagaagctgggggtacaggggtagggggagaagctggggggaaagggggagtagctggggggcagggggagtagctggAGAAGATGGGACGCAGTgaagctggggggacaaggggagggggagtagctggggggCAGGGTGAGAAGATGGAAGGGCCCCCAATGCAGGGCCGCGGTGAGCTTCTGGCAGAGACAGCctgtgtcacacaggccggaagctcacagtgcagcccctcGGTGCCCGAACCCGAACCTCCTCCCTGCTTGGCGGCGCACATGATGTGACATCGCGCTGCCACCAGGGAAGAAGTACGGGCACTGCtgagctgcactgtgagcttccagcATGTGTGACACAGGCTGTCTCTGACAGAAGCTCACCCTGGCCGACCTATCGACACCACCACccatgtccgggggggggggggggggttaacaaaaaaaaaaaaaattaagaaaaaaaaagaaagccctagctttgcaccacccctccgtccctcctccccaccctcttcattattaggaatgccactggaacatttacttctgtttgaacattgcacaggtgtcttaatgacccagcccatgtgctgtggtaacacagatggtgaataataggcaatctgcctggagcattcctaatcatgaggaaggcggggaggagggacggaggggtggtgcaaagttagtgcacagatacgcccgtagggcacggagctgcaattttaaaagtaattttttatgacaataactgcatcacctgccaaacggaccgcaggacagattttggattaaaagcagctatccgaaggtacaagcggtttgggggggtcagattgtgggtacagagtcactttaattatgggaaacgcatatttactgctatttcctttaatttagtagatcatggagacttcaaattatcagaaataccgtgacgtcacgaaccagggtgtaattccaatggagtgtccagcagggggcgcactatatatagaattcaatgagtaccattgacttctatatatagtgcgcccctgctggacactccattggaatcaatggctgtctatggaaCAGCTCAAtctgcacatatatacactgtactactcctactcctactatatacactgtactgggggagtagtaccagggcctacttcccccctgagactggggcctcaattacagcagcggaccgGACGTACGAATGACAGCAGgggcggtgatggggatagccctggtactacttttccatcatctgctcatagtatgagcagatgatggggatgtagtaccagggcatatgtggcggcagcgggggggccggattggggatggccctggtgCTACTCCCCCGTCatctgcttatactatgagcaaatgatgggggagtagtacagtgtatatatgtgcagactGACCTGTTCTATAGACAGCaattgattccaatggagtgtccagcaggggcgcactatatatagaaatcaatggtactcattgaattctTTATGTATGGTGCGCCAACTGGTGGACACTACATTGGAATTAAGCCCTGATTCATGACGTCATGAAATTtctgagaatttgaagtctccatgatctactaaattaagggaaatagcagtaaatgtgcatttcccataattaatgtacattacaaattggtctaactttccataactaataacatattaaaaaatgcttttggccggagttgtcctttaaccccttaaggacggggccaattttagtttttgcgttttcgttttttccttcttgtgtttaaaaggccatagcacttgcatttttccacctagaaacccacatgcgcccttattttttgcgtcactaattgtactttgcaatgacaggctgaatttttgcataaagtacactgcgaaaccagaaaaaaattcaatgtgtggtgaaattgaacaaaaaaacgcatttcttttatttgggtattttgttattacgccattcgccctggggtaaaactgacttgttatgcatgttcctcaagttgttacaattacaacgatatataacatgtataacttttcttttatctgatgacctgtaaaaaattcaaaccattgttaacaaatatatgttcttaaaatcgctccgttcccaggcttataacacttttatcttttggtctatggggctgtgtgaggtgtcattttttgcgccatgatgtgttgtttcgatcggtaccttgattgcgcatatacaacttttgatcactttttattacattttttctggatttgatgcgaccaaaaatgcgcaattttgcactatgggattttttttccgcttacgccgtttaccgtgcgagatcagtaacgtgattaattaatagttcgggcgattacgcagatggcgataccaaacatgtttatttatttatttttatttataacatgggaaaaggggggtgattcaaactttttttaggggagggggctttttactaacaaCAACACTtatagcccccctgggggacttctagtatatgcactcagatctctcattgatctatgctgtatataatcgcagcggttcagagcggggtcgccgcgcggcccagctctgaacacctcttccgGACATACagtatgac
The nucleotide sequence above comes from Dendropsophus ebraccatus isolate aDenEbr1 chromosome 8, aDenEbr1.pat, whole genome shotgun sequence. Encoded proteins:
- the LOC138799480 gene encoding uncharacterized protein, which gives rise to MENWEYLEGHKDLNMENHKSLISPNRSSKKNSLKSRKPEENHTASQSSHNLHIDRAKVSSKSGSSKRNMPERCPSPYFQEDHSILQDNQGEHFSDFEIIVKEEAKDEKEVILVTIEEEELPKNTSPVARRRHRKQTNSLPICFIESQNAKVSRLRRMELRVKDLISAVQSHPELWDPSHRGYSDRQGKTAAWSSVCRYLYPEWDSFDSRDKGILDNDVRRRWRSARDQFRREIVQREFQNGAVPPSKKPYVYLEELMFLVPVLDLRPAVSNGAEADVQTAQEPQMGESELEIPASTPAGGASDPSDSGRSFSEEPPTPATSAYQCVLPLQFRGRKDKKGNSCSASVDTVDSQVLAYLQRNIEEDSEDAFVRSLGSYIRKVPESWRLLLRSSIHTLIEACIPPNDPENVLGLLDQVKLARPSLTAPPMDVEFTSPLAAYQQLNELHYGLSGSPQHTQTSYPQSPPSSHSFPRLTSNHSHSSTGYIPDSPSQSSYAFNSQQEPRSQASFPSNRSYNSLLSSAKIPSSSPSSSDHVHISPPPPCLTAYGSTSLATHSTSQPQSQ